A genomic segment from Lemur catta isolate mLemCat1 chromosome 9, mLemCat1.pri, whole genome shotgun sequence encodes:
- the RBM12B gene encoding RNA-binding protein 12B, with protein MAVVIRLLGLPFIAGPVDIRHFFTGLTIPDGGVHIIGGEIGEAFIIFATDEDARRAISRSGGFIKDSSVELFLSSKAEMQKIIEMKRTDRVGRGRPGSGASGVGSLSNFTEAIKEEASNSGYGSSINQDAGFHTNGTGHGDLRPRKTRPLKAENPYLFLRGLPYLVNEDDVRVFFSGLCVDGVIFLKHHDGRNNGDAIVKFASCIDASGGLKCHRSFMGSRFIEVMQGSEQQWIEFGGNAVKEDDVPVRSEERSPPRGINDRHFQKWSHSKSPRRTRSRSPLGFYVHLKNLSLSINKRDLRNFFRDTDLTNEQIRFLYKDERRTRYAFVMFKTLKDYNTALGLHKTVLQYRPVHIDPVSRKQMLKFIECYEKKRPGSVEKERPGHVSQKYSQEGYCGQKLCIYIRNFPFDVTKVEVQKFFADFSLAENDIYLLYDDKGVGLGEALVKFKSEEQAVKAERLNRRRFLGTEVLLRLISEAQMQEFDVNFSLMSSEKMQVHSQSCDRDDHSHLFDSKDAPVYSVGPSENFRHQLEDLRQLDNFKHPQGDFRQPDRRPPEDFRHSSEDFRFPPEDFRRSPEDFRRPRKEHFRRPSEEDFRRPWEEDFRHPPEDDFRHSREEDWRWPLEEDWRRPLKEDFRRSPKGDFRQLPEEDFRQLPEEDFRWPPEGDFRRPPEEEWRRLPEVELRRPPEVDLRRPPEEDFRRPSEEDFRHSPEEDYRHLPQEHFRRPSQEHFRRRPAEYFRRPPPEHFRRPPPEHFRRPPPEHFRRPPQEHFRRPPQEHFRRPLQEHFRRSREEEFRHPPDEDFRGPPDEDFRHPPDKDFRSPQEEDLRCPSDEDFRQLPEEDLREAPEEDPRLPDNFRPPGEDFRSPPDDFRSHRPFVNFGRPESGKFDFGKHNMGGFPEGRFIPDPKLNCGSGRVTPIKIMNLPFKANVNEILDFFHGYRVIPDSVSIQYNEQGLPTGEAIVAMINYNEAMAAIKDLNDRPVGPRKVKLILL; from the coding sequence ATGGCTGTAGTCATCCGTTTACTTGGGCTTCCTTTTATTGCGGGGCCTGTGGATATTCGTCACTTCTTCACGGGATTGACTATTCCTGATGGAGGAGTGCATATAATTGGAGGGGAAATTGGGgaggcttttattatttttgcaacaGATGAAGATGCAAGACGTGCCATAAGCCGTTCAGGAGGGTTTATCAAGGATTCATCTGTAGAGCTCTTTCTTAGTAGCAAGGCAGAAATGCAGAAgattatagaaatgaaaagaactgATCGTGTGGGAAGAGGGCGACCAGGATCTGGGGCATCAGGGGTTGGCAGCCTATCTAATTTTACTGAGGCAATTAAGGAAGAAGCAAGTAATTCTGGATATGGCTCTTCGATTAATCAAGATGCTGGGTTTCATACTAATGGTACAGGACATGGTGATTTAAGGCCAAGAAAGACAAGGCCATTGAAGGCCGAGAATCCTTACTTGTTTCTACGAGGTTTGCCTTACTTAGTAAATGAAGATGACGTACGTGTCTTTTTCTCTGGTTTATGTGTGGATGGAGTAATTTTCCTAAAACATCATGATGGCCGAAATAATGGTGACGCCATAGTAAAATTTGCTTCATGTATTGATGCTTCAGGAGGTCTTAAATGTCATAGAAGTTTTATGGGTTCACGATTTATAGAAGTAATGCAAGGATCAGAACAACAGTGGATTGAGTTTGGTGGTAATGCAGTTAAGGAGGACGATGTTCCTGTGAGATCTGAAGAACGTTCTCCACCAAGAGGAATTAATGatagacattttcaaaaatggtCTCATTCAAAATCTCCAAGAAGAACACGTTCTCGTTCCCCTCTTGGATTTTATGTTCACTTAAAAAATCTGTccctaagtattaataaaagagatttaagaaatTTCTTTAGAGATACTGATCTGACTAATGAACAGATTAGATTTTTGTATAAAGATGAAAGAAGAACAAGATATGCCTTTGTAATGTTCAAGACTCTGAAAGACTATAATACTGCTCTGGGTTTACATAAGACTGTTTTACAATATCGTCCAGTTCATATTGATCCAGTTTCTAGAAAACAGATGCTGAAGTTCATTGAATGTTATGAAAAGAAGAGACCAGGGTCAGTAGAGAAAGAGAGGCCTGGACATGTTTCACAAAAATACTCTCAAGAAGGCTACTGTGGCCAGAAGCTGTGCATATATATaagaaattttccatttgatgTTACAAAAGTTGAAGTGCAGAAGTTCTTTGCAGACTTTTCTCTTGCTGAGAATGACATTTACTTGCTTTATGATGACAAAGGAGTTGGTCTGGGAGAAGCTTTGGTGAAATTTAAATCAGAAGAACAGGCTGTGAAAGCTGAACGTTTAAACCGACGAAGATTCTTAGGGACAGAGGTATTATTAAGACTTATATCTGAGGCACAAATGCAGGAGTTTgatgtaaatttttctttgatgTCCAGTGAGAAAATGCAAGTCCATTCACAGTCATGTGATAGAGATGACCATTCTCATTTATTTGACTCAAAAGATGCACCAGTATACTCAGTTGGCCCTTCTGAAAACTTCAGACATCAGCTAGAGGACTTAAGGCAACTGGATAACTTCAAGCATCCCCAGGGAGATTTCCGACAGCCAGATAGGCGCCCTCCAGAAGACTTCAGGCACTCTTCAGAAGATTTCAGGTTCCCCCCAGAGGACTTCAGGCGCTCCCCAGAGGACTTCAGGCGGCCTCGGAAGGAGCATTTCAGGCGGCCTTCTGAGGAGGACTTCCGCCGCCCTTGGGAAGAGGACTTCAGGCACCCCCCGGAGGATGACTTCAGGCACTCTAGGGAGGAGGACTGGAGGTGGCCTCTTGAGGAGGATTGGAGGCGGCCACTGAAGGAGGATTTCAGGCGGTCCCCCAAGGGGGACTTCAGGCAGCTTCCTGAAGAGGACTTCAGGCAACTCCCCGAGGAAGACTTCAGGTGGCCTCCAGAGGGAGATTTCAGGCGGCCACCCGAGGAAGAGTGGAGACGGCTACCGGAGGTGGAGTTGAGGCGGCCACCTGAGGTGGACTTGAGGCGGCCACCCGAGGAAGACTTCCGGAGGCCCTCAGAAGAGGATTTCAGGCATTCCCCTGAGGaagactacaggcatttgccccAGGAGCATTTCAGACGGCCATCCCAGGAGCACTTCCGGCGGCGGCCCGCGGAGTATTTCAGGCGACCACCTCCGGAGCACTTTAGACGGCCGCCCCCAGAGCATTTCAGACGGCCACCCCCGGAGCATTTCAGGCGTCCGCCCCAGGAGCATTTCAGGCGCCCGCCCCAGGAGCATTTCAGGCGTCCACTGCAGGAGCATTTCAGGCGCTCCCGTGAGGAAGAGTTCAGGCACCCGCCAGATGAAGACTTCAGGGGCCCTCCTGATGAAGACTTTAGGCACCCTCCTGATAAGGACTTCAGAAGCCCCCAGGAGGAAGATTTGAGATGCCCTTCTGATGAGGACTTCAGGCAGCTCCCCGAGGAAGACCTTAGGGAAGCTCCAGAGGAGGACCCTAGACTTCCTGACAATTTTAGACCTCCTGGTGAGGATTTTAGGAGCCCGCCTGATGATTTTAGAAGTCATCGCCCTTTTGTGAATTTTGGTCGCCCAGAGAGTGGCAAGTTTGATTTTGGAAAGCATAATATGGGAGGTTTTCCTGAGGGGAGATTTATTCCTGATCCAAAGTTAAATTGTGGTTCAGGTAGAGTAACTCCTATTAAGATAATGAATCTTCCATTTAAAGCTAATGTTAATGAAATTTTAGACTTTTTCCATGGTTATAGAGTCATACCTGATTCAGTTTCGATACAGTATAATGAGCAAGGATTACCTACAGGAGAAGCCATTGTTGCTATGATAAACTATAATGAAGCTATGGCTGCCATTAAAGATCTGAATGACAGGCCAGTTGGCCCCAGAAAGGTTAAGTTAATTTTGCTCTAG